Proteins encoded in a region of the Bartonella taylorii genome:
- a CDS encoding aspartate kinase, protein MARIVMKFGGTSVANIECIHNVARHVKREVDAGNEVAVVVSAMAGKTNELVQWTCDTSPIHKDAYEYDVVVASGEQVTAGLLALTLQAMGMNARSWLGWQIPIHTDSAHSRARITDIDGSFLIQRFQEGQVAVIAGFQGLAPDNRISTLGRGGSDTSAVAIAAAVQADRCDIYTDVDGVYTTDPRIEPKARRLPKVAFEEMLEMASLGAKVLQVRSVELAMVHKVRTFVRSSFEDPDALSMGDPMNSFGTLICDEDEIVEQQNVTGIAFAKDEAQISLRRLADRPGISAAIFGPLAEERINVDMIVQNISEDGSKTDMTFTVPSADVDKAVALLEKNRKEIGFDVIQFESDLAKVSVIGIGMRSHAGVAATAFKALSEKGINIQAITTSEIKISILIDSAYTELAVRTLHAVYGLEKG, encoded by the coding sequence ATGGCACGGATAGTCATGAAATTTGGCGGAACATCTGTAGCAAACATTGAATGTATTCATAATGTTGCACGGCATGTAAAAAGAGAGGTGGATGCAGGCAATGAGGTTGCGGTTGTCGTATCCGCGATGGCTGGAAAAACCAATGAGCTTGTTCAGTGGACGTGTGACACTTCACCAATACATAAAGATGCTTACGAATATGATGTAGTTGTTGCTTCTGGTGAGCAAGTAACAGCAGGTTTGTTGGCTCTTACACTCCAAGCAATGGGGATGAATGCGCGTTCATGGCTTGGTTGGCAAATTCCTATTCATACAGATAGCGCGCATAGTCGTGCACGTATTACAGATATTGATGGTTCTTTTTTAATACAGCGTTTTCAGGAAGGTCAGGTAGCGGTTATTGCTGGTTTTCAGGGGTTAGCTCCGGATAATCGGATTTCTACCTTAGGGCGTGGAGGATCAGATACGAGTGCTGTTGCTATAGCGGCAGCTGTACAAGCTGATCGTTGCGATATTTATACAGATGTGGATGGCGTTTATACAACAGATCCGCGTATAGAGCCTAAGGCACGCCGTTTACCAAAAGTTGCTTTTGAAGAAATGCTGGAAATGGCTTCTCTTGGAGCAAAGGTTTTACAGGTTCGTTCTGTTGAATTGGCAATGGTTCATAAAGTCCGTACCTTCGTGCGCTCGAGTTTTGAGGATCCTGATGCATTAAGCATGGGTGATCCAATGAATTCTTTTGGAACACTTATTTGCGATGAGGATGAAATCGTGGAACAACAGAATGTTACTGGTATTGCTTTTGCTAAGGATGAAGCGCAAATTTCACTCCGTCGACTTGCAGATCGTCCAGGGATCTCAGCAGCAATTTTTGGACCCTTGGCCGAAGAGCGAATTAATGTCGATATGATTGTGCAAAATATTTCTGAAGATGGCTCAAAGACTGATATGACTTTTACTGTACCATCAGCAGATGTGGATAAAGCAGTTGCGCTTCTTGAGAAAAATCGCAAAGAGATTGGGTTTGATGTTATCCAATTTGAAAGCGATCTTGCCAAGGTATCTGTTATTGGTATTGGAATGCGCAGCCATGCAGGTGTTGCAGCTACAGCATTTAAGGCTTTGTCTGAAAAGGGTATTAATATTCAAGCAATCACGACTTCAGAGATTAAAATTTCTATTTTAATTGATAGCGCTTATACTGAACTTGCGGTTAGAACATTACATGCTGTTTATGGGCTTGAGAAGGGTTAA